A region from the Rhodamnia argentea isolate NSW1041297 chromosome 7, ASM2092103v1, whole genome shotgun sequence genome encodes:
- the LOC115746854 gene encoding G-type lectin S-receptor-like serine/threonine-protein kinase SD2-5, translated as MFLVVVIVLFARKRHDNEAEEDYLDQVPGMPTRFTYEDLKAITDDFSKKLGEGGFGSVFEGTLIDGMKVAVKCLDGFREVKKSFLAEVETIGSIHHINLVRLVGFCAEKSHRLLIYEYMSNGSLDRWIFRKSNECILYWQQRKKIILDIAKGLNYLHEDCRQKIVHLDIKPQNILLDGNFNAKVGDFGLSKLIDRDLSQVITTMRGTPGYLAPEWLSAAITEKVDVYSFGVVILEIVCGRKIFDRSLYEEDMHLLSLFRRKAEGERLLDIVDDCSEDMQLNGLQAVNMLRIAAWCLQGDYTKRPSMSIVIKVLEGASEVQDDLDYNFYAPPSSNGTAKFSQMEVKSSAATALVPSILSGPR; from the coding sequence ATGTTTCTTGTTGTGGTCATAGTTCTATTTGCTCGGAAGAGACATGATAATGAAGCAGAGGAGGATTACCTTGATCAAGTACCTGGAATGCCCACCAGATTCACGTATGAGGATCTGAAAGCCATTACAGACGACTTCAGTAAAAAGCTTGGCGAAGGGGGCTTCGGTTCTGTTTTCGAGGGTACTCTAATTGACGGCATGAAAGTTGCAGTAAAGTGCCTTGATGGTTTTCGGGAGGTCAAGAAATCCTTTTTAGCCGAAGTTGAGACTATCGGCAGCATCCATCACATTAACTTGGTAAGACTCGTCGGATTTTGTGCTGAGAAATCCCACAGGCTCCTTATCTATGAGTACATGTCAAATGGGTCTCTAGATAGATGGATCTTTCGCAAATCCAATGAATGCATTCTCTATTGGCAACAACGGAAGAAGATCATTCTCGATATAGCAAAAGGACTCAATTATCTTCATGAAGATTGCAGACAGAAGATAGTTCACTTAGACATTAAACCCCAAAACATCCTTTTGGATGGGAATTTCAATGCTAAGGTTGGTGATTTTGGATTATCCAAGTTGATCGATAGGGACCTAAGCCAAGTCATCACAACCATGAGAGGAACTCCTGGTTATTTGGCCCCCGAGTGGCTGAGTGCTGCAATTACTGAAAAGGTGGACGTGTATAGCTTTGGCGTGGTGATCTTGGAGATAGTCTGTGGTAGAAAAATCTTCGATCGCTCTCTATATGAAGAAGATATGCATTTACTGAGCCTTTTTAGGAGAAAGGCTGAGGGGGAACGATTGCTGGACATTGTGGATGACTGTAGCGAGGATATGCAACTAAATGGGCTGCAGGCAGTGAATATGCTAAGGATTGCTGCGTGGTGCTTGCAGGGAGATTATACAAAGAGGCCTTCCATGTCAATAGTCATCAAGGTGTTAGAGGGTGCTTCGGAAGTTCAAGACGACCTGGATTACAACTTCTATGCTCCTCCTTCCTCTAATGGAACGGCAAAATTCAGTCAAATGGAAGTCAAATCCAGTGCCGCCACTGCATTAGTACCCTCAATTCTATCTGGTCCACGTTGA
- the LOC115746809 gene encoding EP1-like glycoprotein 2, producing MVSFCNLCSLLLAFSFAFLSRFENFVDARTQDHYNSTASLSTRWTNNATAYPDARFGNSVTIRAILVRGKEASGPAYACGFYCQFDCSTFLFAIFRVPIQGGALFVQSETEFPEVVWSANRNNGVKIGATLELTSEGDLVLKDADGTVAWSTNTSGKSVVGLNMTDSGNLVLFDKNNATVWQSFDQLTDTLVPGQKLMAGQKLMTADGMITLSVNDYGFSAQMQTSPPQIYYQTLVKYPTNKIKSPYLELVNGSLALFSDSTTILASLPVPRASSLQHIQLGLDGHLGLYEYGTPLGLVTDLLTEYIGICGYPTACGQYGICSGGACSCPASNGGASYFKPVDDKQPNLGCSENVSLSCGASQYQSFLELQNVTYFTFTADLENVDASSLWIGSHSRQLLLTDSVVYTCQ from the exons ATGGTCTCATTCTGCAATCTCTGTTCTTTACTTCttgctttttcctttgctttcctGTCGCGATTCGAAAACTTTGTCGACGCCCGAACTCAGGACCACTATAATTCAACTGCCTCGCTTTCGACACGGTGGACGAACAACGCGACAGCTTATCCCGACGCGCGGTTTGGGAATTCAGTGACCATTCGGGCAATTCTAGTCCGCGGAAAAGAAGCTTCTGGCCCGGCCTACGCCTGCGGCTTCTACTGTCAGTTTGACTGCAGCACTTTCCTCTTTGCTATTTTCAGAGTCCCAATTCAGGGAGGTGCTTTATTTGTACAAAGTGAGACTGAGTTTCCAGAAGTAGTGTGGTCTGCTAACCGAAACAATGGTGTAAAGATTGGCGCGACGTTGGAGCTCACGTCTGAAGGCGATTTGGTGTTGAAAGATGCCGATGGTACTGTTGCTTGGTCCACAAACACTTCTGGTAAGTCTGTCGTGGGCTTGAACATGACAGATTCCGGGAACCTCGTGTTGTTTGATAAGAACAATGCAACTGTCTGGCAGTCTTTCGATCAGCTAACTGACACACTCGTCCCCGGACAAAAGTTGATGGCGGGGCAAAAATTGATGACCGCAGATGGTATGATTACGTTGTCCGTGAATGATTATGGTTTTTCTGCTCAAATGCAGACTAGTCCTCCTCAGATATATTACCAAACACTTGTTAAGTATCCGACAAATAAAATCAAGTCTCCGTATCTTGAGTTAGTAAATGGAAGCTTAGCTTTGTTCTCAGATTCTACCACGATCTTGGCTTCGCTTCCAGTCCCTCGAGCATCTTCTTTACAACACATCCAGCTGGGCTTGGATGGGCATTTGGGATTGTACGAGTATGGGACACCTTTAGGACTAGTAACTGATCTTTTGACGGAGTATATTGGGATCTGTGGTTATCCGACCGCATGTGGGCAATATGGAATTTGCTCTGGTGGAGCATGTAGTTGTCCGGCTTCTAATGGAGGAGCGAGCTATTTCAAGCCAGTAGATGATAAGCAGCCTAATCTCGGGTGTTCTGAGAACGTCTCATTGTCTTGTGGGGCTTCACAATATCAAAGTTTTCTGGAGCTTCAAAATGTCACGTACTTCACTTTCACTGCAGATCTTGAGAACGTAGATGCTTCAAGTT TATGGATCGGATCCCACTCGCGGCAGTTGTTACTTACCGACTCAGTTGTTTACACTtgccaatga